The Branchiostoma lanceolatum isolate klBraLanc5 chromosome 19, klBraLanc5.hap2, whole genome shotgun sequence DNA segment CCATGTTTGCCATGAACATACCAGTCTACTGATAGTGCAATGTTCACGTCAAAACTGCCTTCCGGGATGCTCAGAGGATAACTATCATACTAAGCCAAGCTGTTTTATTGTCGATGTCGTGGTCTGGTTGAAAACAACCTTGCCAACGAGACGAGGTGCCAAAGAATTATTTGCAACTGTCTTTCAGATAAGACAGCGGCCTGTCTGTACATCTGCTTCAACTTCGGCATAACATCAAGCAGAACCAATTAGGGACCAAGAGATTCTCGTCGTTCAAAAGTGTCGAAATAGCTTTGATTTTGTCTAAAACGACCGTTGTAGATCCAACATGAAAGCGATGATACAGTTGGCAATTCTCTTCATCATTCTGGTGGGAGGTGGAAATTTAGACAGAACATGTTTTCCTGGGTGCAAGAAGACGAATTCGTGGTCATCTTGCCTTCCTAACAGCAGGTCACATCCTAGTGCCGGTGGACGTAACACCATGAATTTAGAGGTCGCTTGTATCTTATGCTCCGCCAAGCTGAAGCAGCAACATATACCTAGTACAAAGAACCTCTCTCAACCAACATCAACATGCCTAccaaacaatatacatgtagcgaTCAGAGGCTTCTCTCTTGGAAAACTCACTGTAGAGAAACTGCGACCGCCTCAAGTGTCAAAAGTACAGTTCCTTGCGCTTGTTGAATGTGGGATCACTGATTTAGAGGAGCATATTTTAGATGCTTTTCCTGAATTGACATCGTTAGAGATTGCTTTCAACAGATTGACTGACGTCAAGAAACAATGGTTTAATGGTGTGAAGAACCCAGTGGTTTTCCATAGCTTGTCATTGTTTCACAATAGCATACGCAACATAGACTCATCGTCCTTCCAGAAACTTACCTTCCTATTTGCATTAATACTTGACAACAATCTATTGAGAAGTATTCAGCCATCTTGGTTTATTGGACTAACAAGATTAAGCCACCTTTCCTTGAAATCTAATCTAATTCAAAACATCCATACAAGAGCATTTATGTCTCTACGAGACCTTAACGTCTTAGACCTGAGCAACAATTCCTTGACTTGTCTGTCAAGCAATACCATAGAGGGTCTTCACAAACTATATGACTTTAATGTCGGGAGCAGTAGATTGCTTTCCCTTGACGCTTCTGCTCCTTTGGTTAAGAACTGGGAGCTTGGCTATAAATATCTCCACACCGGTGAGATCGTTGCAGTAACGGTTAATGAACAACTTTTCTGTATCACAAAAGGTCCTCAAATGAGGCGATATCGCGTTCAGGTACACCATGATAGTTCTTTCAAACAACTAGCCATGGACAAAGTCCTTCAATGCAGAATACTAGACGTAGGTTTGCCTTCAGCAGACGAAACGGAGTATGGTCTGCCAATTGTTATCATATCCAATAATTCTGAATCAGGAGAACATGCTAACAACATCACTCAAATGTGCGAAGAGTCTTGGAGAGAGACTCGTAGTGTAAATGTGGCAGCGGGCCAAGATGTGAACTTGCGGATTGTACCCATCAATGCAGACAGATCCTACCAATCTCAATCTGTTGCTGTAATTCTTTCTGACACAAGAACTAATCATGAAGATAGCAATATGTCGCACGCTGACGGCTTCGGCAAAAACGCTACTGTCTATGGGCAGGAAGAAATGAAGAATGGGACGTGCTTGGTCAACATCCAGGGGCAGATACACCGAAATATCTTCACCACGCCCGTGTCCAACACCACTGATGTCACCGTTTGTACAGAAGAGAAGAGGGCGACCAAAACTACAAGAAAGCCTGAGACCAAGGTAACAGGGCCTATCCCGAATCAAACGAAGTCTAAATCTCATACAGCCCCAATTGTCACAGTTCCATCGGACAAGAAGAAATCCTGGGTTAATCTGGGTTTAGTCACGGCGTTAGCTATAATAGGGGCCACTGGCGTAGCATTCATTTTCACTTATTTTGTCAGAAAGCATGGCTGTTGCTCACGTACTAACCATGCTGCACAGGATGGTAATGCTTTTCTTGGGTATCCCCTTGGTGTTGTCTCTTTGAATAACTGGATGATTGGTGGACCAAGTGGCCCTACTGTCGCTGTCAATGTGGAACAAGATATGGTGGATCCCGGGGAAGAGATAGAGACGGCAACACAGCTTGCTTCACCTTCTAGTGATGAACAGGGATATGACGAAATTCCCGACGAGTACTACAATGATGAGCTTGAATATGGAGAAATTCCCGACGACTACTACGATGATGAGCTTGAATATGACGAGATTCCTGACGAGTACTACAGCTACTATAACACAAGGCCAGCATCACTACATCACTACTGGGAAATCAGAGATGAATACTACAACTACGAAAATACTGAAACACGGCCCCTATCGTTTCCCCTGGCACGTCACAGAGAAAACAGCGCTCCCTCCTATGAAGTCGTCAAGCGTAGAGCCCAGGACCTGGCTTTGGTGGGTAAATACGGTAGAACACAGAGAGGTTTCAGGCAGAAGGCCAGCAGGTTGTACCTAGCTGCAGATAAACTTGAATCTACAGCTTCCGAGGTCAATCAAAATTATCAGGAACCTGGGCGTCAAAGAAACAATGGGGCTCCTTCGTATGAAACACCTGCAATAGCAAAGTGTAGAGCCCGGGATCTGGCTTTGGCTGGTAAATATGGCAGAGCACAGACAGGTTTTAGACAGAAGGCTTGTAACAGGATGTACCTAGCTACAGATAACCTTGAACACACTACTTTCAACGCTTCCGCAGTCTGTCAAAATTACCAGGAACCGGCAAGTCAAAGAGAAAACAGTACTGCTTTCTATGCAACACCTGCAATAGGAAAGCGTAGAGCCCGGGATCTGGCTTTGATGGGTAAATATGGAAGAACACGTAGAGGTTTCAGGCAGAAGGGTAACAGAATGTACCTAGCTGCACATAAGCAAACAACCAACAAAACCCAACAAAACGAAAGTTCACTGGTCCCAAATACACCCAATACACCATCCAAAGATGATATGTGAGAAACATACGAAATTGATAAGAAAGGCAAAGTTAAAAGGTCACAAACCTTCTGAATAGATACATGGCTGAGTTAAGATAGAGAGAAATCAACATGCATGCGTCCATGAGAAACAATGGTCCTCACTTACTTAATATCAAACAGCAAATGGACATGTCAAAGACATTCTGTCCTTTAATTGTTCCATGATAATTGCAGAGTTACTGTTTTATTTAAATCTGTAAAgtcgaaaaatgaaaaaatcaaaACCTTTAGTTTGAGCTAAAAGTGTCTACGTCAGACTTTCTTTCAGACAAACAAAACCCAGCAGACAATGCATACAATTAGCTGATCTAGATGGCAGACAGAACGGCTGATAGCTCGGATATCGTGAGCTGCGATTCCAATCAAACGTCTCTGCAGGCAAAGAGTTCCTAAGATGATCATCGTGACCAACCACAGATGTCTTTACtcacaagacagacagacagacaatcatgCCTATGCAGGCTACTATGTTTCAGATTCTGTGAGAGTTTCAGAATTTTACAGATAATATATGCATTAACATTTTGGACAAAGATATGCCCAAATTAGTCTCTCCCAGGTTGTTGATGCATTCCTGTGTGTCTCGTCCGATGAAACTACCTGATAAAATATCCGTATTATAGGGGCACGTTATGAAAGCGAAAATTCCAAGGACTCTGAGCGTCTACAAATACAACTTGGCGAGTCGTCAGAATACCATTTACGTAGCAACCCATTCGATCGACAGAAAGGATATTCCATATTACATATTAGCTGGCGAGCTAAATTAAATTTGGTGGCAAAAAAAGCATTACAAGGACTGACAACTCATCTCGTATTGGCAGCACAGCTAAAACATGTATGCCGATCTCAGACCGTAATTGAATCTGCCGGTCAGCTTTTACAACGACGTGCAAGAAAAGTGCATCATATGTGGCCAAATACATCAGGTTACAGAAGGTACGTGAACATGTACTTTTAGAAATAATACAATGTTGGCCATAGGCATACCAGTCTACTGATAGTGTAATGGTTACATGGCAACAGCCTTTCGGGATGCTCATAGCATAACTATTATACTAAACCAAGCTGTTTTACTGTCGGAGTCAATGTCTGTTTGAAAGCAACCGACGAGGCAACATCCTGAAATATCATTTGCAACTGTCTTTCAGATAAGACAGCCGACTAGTACTGTTTGCACATCTGCTTCAAGTTCGGCACAACAGTTAACATACCCCATAAGGACCGAAGCAAGAGACTCTCGTCATGTAAGTGATTCGTAGTTGATTTCTTCGCAAACGATCTTTGTAAATCCAGCATGAAAGCGATAAAACAAGTGGTAATTGTCTTCGTCATTCTGGTGGGATGTGGAAGTTTAGACAGAGCATGTTTTCCTGGGTGCAAGAAGACGAAGTCGTGGTCATCTTGCCTTCCTAACAGCAGGTCACATTCTGGTGTCGGGAGACAAATCACCGGGAATTTGGAGGTCGCTTGTATCTTATGCTCCGCCAAGCTGAAGCAGCAACATATACTTAGTATAAAGAACCTCTCTCAACCAGCCTCACCATGCTTACCAAACAATAGACATGTAGCAATCAGAGGATTCTCGCTTGGAAAACTCTCAGTAGAGAAACTGCGACCGCCTCAAGAGTCGAACGTACAGTTCCTTGCTTTCATTGAATGTGGAATCACAGATTTGGAAGAGCATATCTTAAGTGTATTTCCTCAATTGATATCGTTAGAGATTGTTTTCAACAGATTGACCGACGTCAAGAAACAATGGTTTGGCGGTTTAAAGAACCCAAAATATTTCCATAGCTTGTCATTGTCTCATAACAACATAAGCAACATAGACTCCTCTTCCTTTCAAAAACTTGTCTTCCTATTGGAATTAAAACTTGACAATAACTCATTGAGAAGTATTCAACCATCTTGGTTTACTGGACTAGCAAGATTAAGCCGCCTTTCTCTGAAATCTAATctaattcaaaatattcatccAGGAGCATTCATGTTACTGGAAGACCTCCGTAGCTTAGACTTAAGCAACAATTCGTTGACTTGTCTCTCAAGAAATACCATAGAGGGACTTCACAAACTATATGACTTTATTGTCGGGAGCAGTATATTGCTTCCCCCTGACTCTTCTGCTCCTTTGACAAAGAACTGGGGGCTTGGCTACAAAAGTCTCTACATCGGTGAGATCGTTGCAGTAACGGTTAATGAAGAACTTTTCTGTATCACAAAAGGTCCTCAAATGAGTAAATATCACGTTCAGGTACACCATCATAGTTCTCTCACACAACTAGGCCACCTATCCGAGGACACAGTCCTTCATTGCAAAATATCAAACCTAGGCTTGCCTGCAGTAGACAAAATGAAGTATGGTCTGCCAATCGTTatcatatcaagtaacactgAATCAGGAGAACATGCTAATAACATCACGCAAATGTGCGGGGAGTCTTGGAAAGACActcattatgtaaatgtggcgGTCGGCCAAGATCTGAACTTGCGGATTGTACACATCAGTGCAGACAGATCCTACCAATCACAATCTGTTGCTGTAATTCTTTCTGACACAAGAACTAATCATGAAGATAGCAACATGTCGCAGGCTGATGGCTTCGGCAAAAACGCTACTATTTCTGGGCACGAAGAAATACAGAATGGGACGTGCTTACTGAACATCCAGGGGCAGATACACCGAAATATCTTCACCACGCCCGTGTCCCACTCTCCTGATGGCACCGTGTGTGCAGAAGAGAAGGGGGTGACCAAAACTACAAGGAAGCCTGAGACCAGGGCAACAGCTGCAGGGCCTTTTCCGAATCAGACGAAgtcttatatatatacaaccCCAATTGTCACAGTTCGATCGGATAAGGAGAAACCCTGGGGTTACATGGGGTTAGTCACGGTATTAGCTGTGATAGGGGTCATTGGTGTTACACTCATTCTCATCTATTTTGTCAGAAAGCATGGTTCACGTGGTGGTAACCAAGCCGCACAGGCTGGTAATGCTTCTCTTGGGTCTCCCCTTGGTGTTGTCTCCTTGAATAGCTGGATGATTAGTGGATCGAGTGGTCCTACTGTCGCTGTCAATGTGGGACAAGATAGGGCGGATCCCGATGAAGAGATAGAGACGGCAACACAGCTTGCTTCACCTTCTAGTGGTGAGCAGCAATACGGTGAAATTCCCGACGAGtactacaactactacaacACAAGGCCATCATCACAACATAACTACTCGGAAATCAGAGATGAATACCACAAGTACGAAAACACCAACACACGCCCCCTATCGTTTCCCCTGGCACTGCAGCGGCCTTTGTCGTCTCGCAAAGACGACGACGATGACTCGCGTACTTTCTACGCTTCTGTGGCCAATCTAATGTACCGAAAACCTGTAGGTTACAGGGAAAACAGCGCTCCTTCATATGAAGTTGCCAAGCGTAAAGCCCGAGATTTGGCTTTGGTCGGTGAATATGGCAGGATACAGAGAGGTCTTAGACAGAAGGCTAACAGGATGTACCTAGCTACAGATAAACTCAACCCCCCTACTTTTACCACTTCCGTGGTCAACTCAAATTATCAGGAACCTGGGCCTCAAAGAGAAAACGGGGCTTCTGCGTATGAAACACCTGCAATAGGAAAGCGTCGAGACCGAGATCTGGCTCTGATGGGTGAATATGGCAGACCACAGAGAGGTTTCAGGCAGAAGGCGAACAGGTTGTACCTAGCTGCACATAAAGTTGAACCCCCGCAATTCAAAACCgaacaaaacatgtcaagttCACAGGTTCCAGATACACATATTACACTATCCAAGGATGACGCGTGGGCAACATGCGAGATTGTTAAAAAAGGCAAAGTTGAAAGGTCACTTACCTTCTGAGCAAATACATGGTCCTATACGAGACCTGTCTGCGGTGCTTCAATCCCCAGTTACACGCAGcccaaaatttcaaaacattcggttGGTGCAGCCAAACACCAGCCGACCgcaccgaacaccagccgaacacagccgacctagctcctgaatcactcctaaccatggtctggTGAAGGTCGGTAGGCCAtattcggctatgtgtaaccggggatTGAGTTAGagaaaaatgaatattcatgcgCCCAAGAGAGATGGACAATAGACGGCATTAACACAACTAACAAACATATGAAAGGAGATCTACTCACCGATTCCGACAGTGTTTGGAATTTGTTCCAAGATAATTGCAAAGTCGTCAGCTTCTCCAACCTTCCTATGTCATCAGGCAGACATGTGAGATTGTTGTCGCGGATGTTCAACACTTCAAGATTGCTCAGATCGCACAGCTCGCTCGGTATCTCCTCCAGTGCCATGTTTGTCATCTGCAAGTTCCGCAGATTGCTCATCAAGCGAGTCTCCACAGGAAATGTACTCAACGTGTTACGACTTATGTTCAAATGTTCGAGTTTAAACAACTTCAGCACTGTAGTGGGGAACTTCTTGAACTTGTTATTACTGAGATCCAGTCGAACGAGATCAACCAACTGCTTTAATTCATCCGGCAACTGTTTTAATTGTTGTCCTGACAGATCAAGGCTTTGCACCTCCAAGTTCTCAGACAGCTTCTCCACAAACTCTTGTAATGGAAGCTTTGGTTTCCATGTTCGCAGTTTTGTGTTACCATCAACAAAGGTCTGTCCTTTATCTGAAGGCTCCTTTGTTCTCCTGACGATCTGCATATCCTCTGGCTTCATGCTAACTGCAGCTTGTTTGCTTTTCTCTCTGCTGCGCAGTCGTTCAAGAATGGGGTGACTTCCCTTGTCGAGGAAAGAAGTGCTAGGGCCTTGCCCCGTGACTTGTAGCCGACTGTCCCTGTTGGCATCTATGACACTGGGAGTCACTGACATCTGAGGATGATGCATGGGCACGATTTCTGTACCTCTGATGTCAGGAACGTCAGTGCGTGCACTCATAACAGCCGAGGGACTCTGGTTTGCTTGTCCGATGCCTCCCGTCGGACCTATTGGAGGTTTTCCATAGCCGTCGCCTTGTCTGATGCGGCTTTCTCTCTTCTGTGGGAAATCCCTTGGATCGGTCTTATGCTCCAAGTCACGCACAACGTCAGGTCGCAACGACGGTGCTGTAATATAACAAACAATTTGTAATCAGCCACCTAAACATTTCAGTGTTTTTTCTATCAATGATCGATCAAATTAATAGTTTACAACAGTGCATTTTCTATCATTCCATTAGTCAAACCACGCTTACAGATAAGATACAAAAATCATGGCTTTTCATGACTGTTATAAGATGACATAGAATTTATAAAACATACCTTGAGCCGCTTCTGTAACCCTCGCACTGCCAAGTGCTGTCTCCTCCTCGATGTTCTGTCCGACGAGTCTTCTTATCTGATCCAAGACGCTTTCCATCTTTTGTAACTTGTCCGTCAAACCAGGCTGTTGTGTCTCCAGACTCTGCCCCGGTTGCAGTAGAGAGCCATCTGTGCTTTGTGGCCTCGCAGTTGGCGTGGCTGCTCTAACTCCCACCCCTGACCGTCTTCTCTCTCTGTGAGGAAACGGCGCGTCCTCGCTTTCGATCTGCCCGCAAGACTGACTCCTCCTCATACCAAATTGCCTCAGTCCTGGGGTTGACTCCAACTTTCTAATCTTGCGGTCTCGTTGTTTAGAAACCCGCAGAAGCTTCAGGATGTCCTCGTCCTTCAGAAGACTGGTCAGAGACGGTTTCACGTCTCGCTCTTTGTCAGTTTTAACCTTTGAGAAGCGATTTCTGGTGAGAGTCATTGTTCTTTGGATAcctgtgaaaaaaaaggaacagtTAGTTCTTTCATTTCGAAACACTCAGAACCCTTCATATATCAAGAGATGACAAATTTGGCAACTTACGACTGGTGATACACTCCTGATTCTTTGACAACAATAATGACAATGCAATCATCGTCGTACATACGAACAATTACTTACTCGAGGTAGATTTCCGGATCTGTCTTCGCACATACAGGTATTCCTCTTCATCGATGTTGACTTTCACGGCCAGCTTCCTCCCGAGAACAGCAACCCTCATCTGGTCCGTGATCAGGACGGACTCCAGGCGATCGGACACACTTCCGGTTCCGGGAAGGTTGACTTTCGACCAGAAGTTGTCCAGGTGTTGTAcctttaaaaaacaaacaaattggagTCCGTGATATCTTTATTTTGCTTTATGCCATCAATTGGTCATGGCAAATACAATAACATTCAAACAGAGACAGTGTCGAGATTAAAACTGATTGActacaaatcaaaacaaaaaactaaactaaaccaaacagaacagaacagaaccgAACCGGacaaaactaaactaaactaaactaaactaaactaaactaaactaaactaaactaaactaaactaaactaaactaaactaaactaaactaaactaaactaaactaaactaaactaaactaaactaaactaaactaaaccaAAATTGCCATAGGTAAAACATATTCAATATAAGGACAGACCCTAAATTACAATGGTGCATGAACTAGATATATACCGTGAAGAAATGAAGACCAAGACGATCACCGCTGACGGAGGACAACACACCCCGGAATTTGGCCAAGGCTTTGCGGAGAAGTTGTCGTCTCTGCTCGTCCTTGAGGTTGCCTTGAAAGAGGGACTCGGCGACTCTCATGGTGGGGTCACCGGGTGATGTGGGGGAGGTCAAGTGTACGTTCACGAACAAGGCTGAAACATATCGAATACAAAGGTAACTATTTCCACTTACAGAATTCAATGAAAGAGATTCCAAGTTGCACTGTCGCTCATCAAAAATACGAATGTGCTTTAAATGCGTAAAAATTCTAACCATTCGCTGCGAAGAATTTGACTgtgcttgttgttgtttttgttttctttttagttttttgtttgttttaatgaGATCTCCATTGTTGTATTGAGTGTTGCTGGACGTTCCGCGCTCAGATCAAAGGCACAATCATATCCCATGCTTAGATAGCTTTCGCTTTTGTAAATCACGCAAAAAAACAAACCacgcaacaacaaaaacatgcgATCAGACGAAAACCTAAATTCCCACTAGTACTCACTTGACATGGTAGGGTCCTGAGTTGACTTGGGGGTTGCTGACGTCTCCAGGTAAAGCGCGTTGACGTAACCTCCTGGTGGTGGCTGCTCTCTCGGGATGTCTTCCTCAGTTTCTAGATCTTTGTCTGCAAACGTCGAGTATTCCTCTACCTCAGTATCAAGCGAATCGCGCCTAGAACCAGTACCAACGTATCTCTGCCCAAAGTCTTCTCGTGGCAACACTCTACTGCCTGGATCTTGGATTGGCTTGAAAGCGTCAAAACTGATTGAAACTAGTCGTCGTTGTGGTCTACTAGTGACATCTTCTTTCGTTGTAATTGAAGGTTTCGGACGACTTAGCAGGTGAGCGTACTTCTGTCTAAACTTGCTCAGAAAAGAGTCTTGCCCGGTACTTTGAGTTGGATCTCCACCTGATTTGTACGGGACAAGCGGTCCTGAAAAATTACTTGGAGTCAAACTCGAGCTGGCGGTTGCCATGACTCCCTCGCTGTGACGCCTCACAAACGCCTCTTCTCCTGTGTATGCCTGATCATAACTCGGTGGCTGTGACATACTTCTATTCAGAGTTACGGTACCAACTGAAGTTGGATCACCGAGCTGGGCCCTGGCGTCGCTTACACCCGTCCGTCGAAGATATCTGCTACTCAGCGAACTTCGACTCACGATGGCCTTCTCCTGGTGACAACCTGGTGTAGTTGCATCATCAACTCTACTTACAAATCCTATAACAGAGGGTGTGTCTATCTGGCTTCCATTGCCTACGTACCTTTCAGTTGACCGTCCCAATCTGGCCCTCCCTTGCACTCCCGGTGTCTCGTTAGTTTTCTCGGTAGCAGAGCTAGAGGATCTCGGCAGACGACCCGTTGGCACTGTCCGAGTTTTCCGTGCTCTTATACTTTGAGTATCCGCTCTCGGGGGCTTCCTGGCACCCACCGTTTTCCCTTTCACGTCTCCGACTTTCTCCGAGGTCTCCATGCCA contains these protein-coding regions:
- the LOC136425564 gene encoding uncharacterized protein — translated: METSEKVGDVKGKTVGARKPPRADTQSIRARKTRTVPTGRLPRSSSSATEKTNETPGVQGRARLGRSTERYVGNGSQIDTPSVIGFVSRVDDATTPGCHQEKAIVSRSSLSSRYLRRTGVSDARAQLGDPTSVGTVTLNRSMSQPPSYDQAYTGEEAFVRRHSEGVMATASSSLTPSNFSGPLVPYKSGGDPTQSTGQDSFLSKFRQKYAHLLSRPKPSITTKEDVTSRPQRRLVSISFDAFKPIQDPGSRVLPREDFGQRYVGTGSRRDSLDTEVEEYSTFADKDLETEEDIPREQPPPGGYVNALYLETSATPKSTQDPTMSTLFVNVHLTSPTSPGDPTMRVAESLFQGNLKDEQRRQLLRKALAKFRGVLSSVSGDRLGLHFFTVQHLDNFWSKVNLPGTGSVSDRLESVLITDQMRVAVLGRKLAVKVNIDEEEYLYVRRQIRKSTSSIQRTMTLTRNRFSKVKTDKERDVKPSLTSLLKDEDILKLLRVSKQRDRKIRKLESTPGLRQFGMRRSQSCGQIESEDAPFPHRERRRSGVGVRAATPTARPQSTDGSLLQPGQSLETQQPGLTDKLQKMESVLDQIRRLVGQNIEEETALGSARVTEAAQAPSLRPDVVRDLEHKTDPRDFPQKRESRIRQGDGYGKPPIGPTGGIGQANQSPSAVMSARTDVPDIRGTEIVPMHHPQMSVTPSVIDANRDSRLQVTGQGPSTSFLDKGSHPILERLRSREKSKQAAVSMKPEDMQIVRRTKEPSDKGQTFVDGNTKLRTWKPKLPLQEFVEKLSENLEVQSLDLSGQQLKQLPDELKQLVDLVRLDLSNNKFKKFPTTVLKLFKLEHLNISRNTLSTFPVETRLMSNLRNLQMTNMALEEIPSELCDLSNLEVLNIRDNNLTCLPDDIGRLEKLTTLQLSWNKFQTLSESVCELGSLEVLYLDYNQLRDLPRGLGRLVRLRELWISSNQIQHLPDEVCLLLNIEVLSVNNNKLTALPVNICSLSKLWMMHVRNNAIQRLPEELHRLTNLQVIDVSGNPLEFPPVEVCGKGLSAIMGFVRDHALPGSETGYDGIMTSSAHLPLMSCSVAPSPTESPDFIDI